A section of the Caldivirga sp. genome encodes:
- a CDS encoding nucleotidyltransferase domain-containing protein, translating to MSLNLFVKEARRRTEVKSNLDKYLRLITEVVSKIDPCAEVYLFGSVAEGRDLLSSDIDVLVVTRISPPLVMVKLWEAGISDPFEIHVINKNELGLYRGRVKLVKIA from the coding sequence GTGTCCTTAAACCTATTTGTGAAGGAGGCTAGACGCAGGACTGAGGTTAAAAGTAACCTAGACAAGTACCTTAGACTGATTACGGAGGTGGTTAGTAAAATAGATCCATGTGCCGAAGTCTACCTATTCGGGAGTGTGGCAGAGGGTAGGGACCTACTCTCAAGTGACATTGACGTCTTAGTCGTAACAAGAATCTCCCCACCTCTAGTTATGGTTAAACTATGGGAAGCAGGGATAAGTGATCCCTTTGAAATCCATGTTATTAATAAGAACGAACTAGGGTTATATAGGGGGAGGGTTAAATTAGTGAAGATTGCTTGA
- a CDS encoding HEPN domain-containing protein, which yields MRIKLKLSEDTILVSHLEEYNRLMERSRRFMETAEVQIEKGFFDLAAFSLEQSLQSYLKVCLLRVGPDYPRTHSLCRLLSLIAEISGEVSLIELTRKFSLELGALEDAYITSRYIARDYDAAEVERLKIAVTEITRVLKPICEGG from the coding sequence ATGAGGATAAAATTAAAGCTAAGTGAGGATACAATACTTGTGAGCCATCTTGAGGAGTATAATCGTTTAATGGAGAGATCGAGAAGATTCATGGAGACTGCTGAGGTTCAGATTGAGAAGGGTTTCTTCGATTTAGCGGCCTTTAGCTTAGAGCAATCCCTTCAATCATACCTTAAGGTATGCCTACTAAGGGTGGGTCCAGATTATCCAAGAACCCATAGTTTGTGCAGACTCTTGAGCCTGATTGCTGAAATTAGTGGTGAAGTCTCATTAATTGAACTTACGCGTAAGTTTAGTCTCGAGTTAGGTGCGCTTGAAGATGCCTACATTACCTCAAGATATATTGCAAGAGATTACGATGCTGCGGAAGTGGAAAGACTTAAAATCGCGGTTACTGAAATTACACGTGTCCTTAAACCTATTTGTGAAGGAGGCTAG